In one window of Corynebacterium incognita DNA:
- a CDS encoding MFS transporter codes for MTATDTARPVATKEGLTSEHRKVLGGSLVGTTIEWFDFFIYAQAAGLIFAAQYFDPVGNENESLAQIIAWASLGISFLFRPLGAIAAGHLGDRLGRKPVLVVTLLGMGVATVAVGLLPNYDSIGMWAPVGLIILRVIQGLSAGGEWGGAAMLSVEHAPHGRRGYFGSFPQVGVPLGMLLATVFMLVLSKLLTPEQFTEWGWRIPFVSSVVLIGLGFYIRSLVEESPAFAEMEELKKKSSAPLAVLFKEHAMTVLKCALIFASNNAIGYFAIAYFVSYGTKVVGYERTDALLVTLLAAFSWLVGTLYFGGFSDRFGRKATFTWGYVAMILWSFPTWWLVDSGNLALFSVAVGILGLMLGATYAPQSALYAEMFPVHVRLSGVSIGYAFGSIIGGAFAPMIAEMLYAEFGTSAAIATYGVVISIISLIGVRMVPNGIQDRDLHT; via the coding sequence ATGACTGCTACAGACACAGCCCGTCCCGTGGCCACCAAAGAAGGGCTGACCAGCGAACACCGCAAGGTGCTGGGCGGTTCCCTTGTAGGTACCACCATTGAGTGGTTCGACTTCTTCATCTATGCCCAGGCCGCCGGCCTCATCTTCGCCGCGCAATATTTTGACCCGGTGGGCAATGAAAACGAGTCGCTGGCGCAGATCATCGCGTGGGCCTCTTTGGGTATCAGCTTCCTGTTCCGCCCGCTCGGCGCCATCGCCGCCGGTCACCTGGGTGACCGCCTCGGTCGCAAGCCGGTGCTCGTGGTCACTCTGCTGGGCATGGGCGTGGCCACGGTGGCCGTGGGCTTGCTTCCGAACTATGACTCCATCGGCATGTGGGCTCCCGTGGGCCTCATCATCTTGCGGGTCATTCAGGGCCTGTCCGCTGGCGGCGAGTGGGGCGGCGCGGCGATGCTGTCCGTGGAACACGCCCCGCACGGCCGCCGCGGTTACTTCGGTTCCTTCCCGCAGGTTGGCGTCCCGCTGGGTATGCTGTTGGCCACTGTCTTCATGCTGGTGCTGTCTAAGCTCCTGACCCCAGAACAGTTCACGGAGTGGGGCTGGCGCATCCCGTTCGTTTCCTCGGTCGTACTCATCGGCCTGGGTTTCTACATCCGCAGCCTGGTGGAGGAGTCCCCGGCGTTCGCTGAGATGGAGGAGCTGAAGAAGAAGTCGTCGGCGCCGCTGGCGGTCTTGTTCAAGGAACATGCGATGACCGTTCTGAAGTGCGCGCTCATCTTCGCCTCCAACAACGCCATCGGCTACTTCGCCATCGCCTACTTCGTGTCTTACGGCACCAAGGTCGTGGGCTATGAGCGTACCGACGCCCTCTTGGTCACCCTCCTGGCGGCCTTCTCCTGGCTGGTGGGCACCCTGTATTTCGGCGGCTTCTCGGATCGCTTCGGGCGCAAGGCTACGTTCACCTGGGGCTACGTGGCCATGATCCTGTGGTCCTTCCCCACGTGGTGGTTGGTGGATTCCGGCAACCTGGCGCTTTTCTCCGTCGCCGTGGGCATCTTGGGCCTCATGCTGGGTGCCACCTACGCCCCGCAGAGTGCGCTGTACGCAGAGATGTTCCCCGTCCACGTCCGACTCTCGGGAGTGTCCATCGGCTACGCCTTCGGCTCGATCATCGGTGGCGCGTTTGCCCCCATGATCGCGGAGATGCTCTACGCCGAGTTCGGGACGTCCGCGGCGATTGCCACTTACGGCGTTGTTATTAGCATCATCTCGCTCATCGGCGTCCGCATGGTGCCCAACGGCATCCAAGACCGCGACCTGCACACCTAA
- the betT gene encoding choline BCCT transporter BetT, with translation MRALVGSYRAETGDDVGASEVETPQPNWPVFGFSAIGILAMAGYAFFGRESAQATLGSVTSWIATNLGWFYILTATLSVVFVLIVAAGHSGQVKLGPDHSRPKFGLFSWASMLFAAGIGVDLMFFSVAEPLTQYMAPPTGDPETMKAAEDAVVFALFHYGITGWAMYALMGMAFGYFAYRLNMPLAIRSALYPLLGKRIHGPIGDTVDVAAMLGTVFGVAASLGIGVVQLSYGIHLIFGWEQGAGLQVALVALAIFVATLSAVSGVDKGIRRLSELNVFLAIGMMVYVVLAGKTAFLFDALIMNIGDYISSFPSWTADTYAFSPTPDETSAWMESWTLFFWAWWIAWAPFVGLFLARISRGRTLRQFIVGVLIFPFLFILMWLSFFGNSAIDLVRNGGNRAFGEAAAEVPEQGFYDLLGQYPSATFLIGIATLVGLLLYITSADSGALVMSNFTSKITDSRQDGPRWMRIFWSVTVGVLTITLLQIDGIPTVQSATVVMGLPFAVVMYFIMASLWKSLRLERYHEEARAMALPSAMSGRIDSTSDSDEMWIRRLDRANAWPTKADMARYIDEVAAPALEKVAVEMRKRGKEATLLTSVIPELDLNHLDLTVRVPNEKAFRYQLFPVSEQLPEFAEVETHETRKDAYYRLEVYNLNGSLGYDIYGYTENQLINNLLDLFERHQEFLFMHRDETGSSDLSDGASPIRTWREDTEA, from the coding sequence ATGCGAGCCTTAGTCGGCTCCTACCGAGCTGAGACAGGTGACGACGTCGGCGCAAGTGAGGTGGAGACTCCACAGCCAAATTGGCCCGTGTTTGGATTTTCGGCCATAGGCATCCTTGCTATGGCCGGATATGCTTTCTTCGGTCGCGAATCAGCCCAAGCAACCCTGGGATCTGTCACTAGTTGGATTGCCACCAACCTGGGTTGGTTTTATATCCTCACCGCTACTCTTTCCGTGGTGTTTGTCCTCATAGTAGCGGCCGGTCACTCAGGGCAGGTAAAACTAGGCCCGGATCACTCTCGCCCCAAGTTTGGTCTGTTTTCCTGGGCGTCCATGCTGTTCGCCGCCGGAATCGGCGTAGACCTTATGTTCTTCTCGGTCGCGGAACCCCTCACACAGTACATGGCGCCGCCAACTGGAGACCCGGAGACCATGAAAGCTGCCGAAGACGCCGTGGTTTTCGCTCTTTTCCACTACGGCATCACTGGTTGGGCTATGTACGCGCTCATGGGAATGGCCTTTGGCTACTTTGCTTATCGGTTAAACATGCCGCTAGCAATCCGTTCCGCGCTATACCCTCTCCTTGGCAAGCGCATCCACGGACCCATCGGCGACACTGTAGACGTCGCTGCAATGCTTGGCACCGTTTTCGGCGTCGCAGCATCGCTGGGCATCGGCGTTGTACAGTTGTCCTACGGCATCCATCTCATCTTCGGCTGGGAACAAGGCGCTGGACTCCAAGTAGCCCTCGTGGCACTCGCGATCTTCGTCGCAACTCTTTCTGCGGTATCCGGCGTTGACAAAGGTATCCGGCGACTCAGTGAGCTGAATGTCTTTCTCGCCATTGGCATGATGGTCTACGTTGTTCTTGCAGGTAAAACAGCATTCCTCTTCGATGCATTAATAATGAACATCGGTGACTACATTTCGTCATTCCCTAGCTGGACTGCTGATACGTACGCCTTCAGCCCGACCCCGGATGAAACCAGCGCATGGATGGAGTCATGGACCCTCTTCTTCTGGGCGTGGTGGATTGCTTGGGCCCCCTTTGTTGGACTCTTCCTCGCTCGTATTTCCCGTGGCCGTACGTTGCGCCAGTTCATCGTTGGTGTGCTCATCTTCCCCTTTTTGTTCATTCTCATGTGGCTCAGCTTCTTTGGAAACTCCGCTATCGACCTCGTTCGTAACGGTGGCAACCGCGCTTTCGGTGAAGCTGCAGCGGAAGTACCTGAGCAGGGCTTCTACGACCTCCTAGGCCAGTACCCCAGTGCTACCTTCCTCATCGGAATTGCGACACTTGTAGGCCTCTTGCTCTACATCACTTCCGCCGACTCCGGTGCCTTAGTGATGAGTAACTTCACTTCGAAGATCACCGACAGCCGACAGGATGGACCTCGCTGGATGCGCATTTTCTGGTCGGTGACCGTCGGCGTCCTCACCATCACCCTGCTGCAGATCGATGGCATTCCCACAGTGCAGTCCGCGACCGTCGTCATGGGCCTGCCATTCGCTGTTGTCATGTACTTCATCATGGCGTCACTGTGGAAGTCCCTGCGGCTGGAGCGCTACCACGAAGAAGCCCGCGCCATGGCATTACCCTCAGCGATGTCTGGGCGCATTGACTCTACTTCCGATAGCGACGAGATGTGGATCCGTCGCCTCGATCGAGCCAACGCTTGGCCTACCAAGGCCGACATGGCACGCTACATTGACGAGGTCGCCGCTCCGGCACTAGAAAAGGTCGCCGTCGAAATGCGAAAGCGCGGCAAGGAAGCAACCTTGCTGACCTCTGTCATTCCCGAGCTGGATCTCAACCATCTGGACCTCACGGTGCGGGTGCCAAACGAAAAGGCTTTCCGCTATCAGCTCTTCCCTGTTAGTGAGCAGCTTCCCGAGTTCGCCGAAGTAGAGACACACGAGACTCGCAAGGACGCCTACTACCGGTTGGAGGTATATAACCTCAACGGTTCCCTGGGCTACGACATTTACGGCTACACAGAGAATCAGCTGATAAACAACTTGCTAGATCTCTTTGAGCGCCACCAGGAATTCCTTTTCATGCACCGGGACGAGACTGGGAGTTCGGACCTCTCAGACGGTGCATCCCCCATCAGAACTTGGCGCGAAGACACCGAAGCCTAG
- a CDS encoding aldehyde dehydrogenase family protein, with protein MLADVHAGDSPRSLYIDGRWEAASDNDTRTIVCPADGTVVGSVSEASEKDTLRAIAVARATFDKGEWGSVPASERGKILLRVAALIRERTEIFAKAESADTGKRLEESEADMSDIANAFEYFCTLAGHNAGRVVDAGDDNVRSRIAVEPVGVCGLITPWNYPLLQVSWKVAPAIAAGNTFVLKQAELTPHTAMLLMAALEEAGLPAGVGNLITGSGAACGNPLSQSPDVDMVSFTGGLETGKIIARNAADTVKRVALELGGKNPNIVFADADFDAAIDNALSAAFFHSGQVCSAGARLIVEESIHDDFVDELVRRADNIRLGGPTDPRAETGPIISTQQRDKIDNYVQRAREQGATIRCGGRAAEAADTHSSHGTGNSDLGTGIFYLPTVIDGATGDMDCVHDEAFGPTVTVETFSTEDEAITIGNDTTYGLAGAVWTSDIAKAERVVARLRHGTVWINDFHPYLPQAEWGGFKQSGNGRELGPSGLAEYQEVKHIYHNIAPAVTGQFGLQ; from the coding sequence ATGCTTGCCGACGTTCACGCCGGTGACTCCCCACGAAGCCTCTACATCGATGGTCGCTGGGAAGCTGCGTCAGACAATGACACTCGAACCATTGTCTGCCCCGCCGACGGCACCGTCGTGGGCTCAGTGTCCGAGGCTTCTGAAAAGGACACCCTGCGCGCTATTGCGGTGGCCCGCGCAACGTTCGACAAGGGTGAATGGGGCAGTGTTCCCGCAAGCGAACGTGGAAAAATTCTCCTGCGGGTAGCAGCCCTCATCCGCGAGCGGACGGAAATCTTCGCGAAGGCCGAGTCAGCTGACACTGGAAAGAGGCTCGAAGAATCCGAAGCGGACATGTCCGATATCGCTAACGCCTTTGAGTACTTTTGTACGCTTGCTGGCCACAATGCTGGCCGCGTTGTTGACGCTGGTGACGACAACGTGCGTTCCCGCATCGCTGTCGAACCCGTCGGTGTTTGCGGCCTCATCACCCCATGGAATTACCCGCTGCTCCAAGTGTCATGGAAGGTAGCCCCGGCGATTGCTGCGGGTAATACCTTCGTGCTCAAGCAAGCAGAGCTAACCCCGCACACCGCGATGCTTCTCATGGCAGCGCTCGAGGAGGCTGGCCTACCGGCGGGCGTGGGCAACCTCATCACTGGTTCCGGGGCTGCATGCGGCAATCCGCTGTCCCAATCTCCCGACGTGGACATGGTTTCGTTCACCGGTGGCCTGGAAACCGGCAAGATCATCGCCCGTAACGCTGCGGACACCGTCAAGCGCGTTGCCCTCGAGCTCGGAGGGAAGAACCCCAATATCGTATTCGCCGACGCCGATTTCGATGCCGCCATCGACAATGCACTCAGCGCCGCGTTTTTCCACTCTGGGCAGGTGTGCTCCGCTGGTGCACGTTTGATCGTTGAGGAATCCATCCACGACGATTTCGTCGATGAGCTGGTACGCCGCGCGGACAACATCCGCCTCGGTGGCCCCACTGACCCTAGAGCGGAAACTGGCCCAATCATCTCCACCCAGCAACGCGACAAGATTGACAACTATGTCCAGCGCGCCCGCGAACAGGGTGCGACCATCCGCTGCGGTGGTCGCGCCGCGGAAGCCGCCGACACCCACAGCTCCCACGGCACCGGCAACTCAGACTTGGGCACAGGCATCTTCTACCTGCCCACCGTTATTGACGGCGCAACCGGCGACATGGATTGCGTGCACGACGAGGCCTTCGGCCCTACCGTGACGGTGGAGACCTTCTCCACCGAAGACGAGGCCATCACCATCGGCAACGACACTACCTATGGTCTTGCCGGTGCAGTGTGGACCTCGGACATCGCAAAAGCAGAACGTGTCGTCGCACGTCTGCGTCATGGCACCGTGTGGATCAACGACTTCCACCCCTACTTGCCGCAGGCCGAGTGGGGAGGGTTCAAACAGTCCGGCAATGGCCGAGAGCTCGGCCCCAGCGGCCTCGCCGAATACCAGGAGGTCAAGCACATTTATCACAACATCGCTCCAGCAGTGACCGGCCAGTTCGGTCTACAGTAG
- a CDS encoding response regulator: MVNVMLIDDHPVVRAGLRAILDSFPDIAVVAEGGDGTAVTTDPDKLSSVDVVVCDIQMPVMDGIATTAHLKNSGGPPVLILTTYDSQSDILAAVEAGALGYLLKDAPEQELHDAVVATAAGRRTLSPIVAAALAERVSRPFEALSARETEILQALASGASNPQIAKQLFISTATVKTHLIHIYQKLGVDNRTAAVSVARERKII; this comes from the coding sequence ATGGTTAATGTCATGCTCATCGATGATCACCCCGTGGTGCGCGCCGGGCTGCGCGCCATCCTGGACAGCTTCCCCGACATCGCCGTGGTGGCTGAGGGCGGCGACGGGACCGCGGTGACCACTGACCCGGACAAGCTCTCGTCCGTGGACGTGGTGGTGTGTGACATCCAAATGCCCGTCATGGACGGCATCGCCACCACCGCGCACCTCAAAAACTCCGGCGGGCCGCCGGTGTTGATCCTCACCACGTATGATTCCCAGTCGGACATCCTCGCCGCGGTGGAGGCCGGTGCGCTGGGCTACCTGCTCAAGGACGCCCCGGAGCAGGAGCTTCACGACGCCGTGGTGGCCACCGCCGCCGGCCGCCGCACGCTGTCTCCGATCGTCGCCGCCGCCCTAGCCGAGCGCGTCTCCCGCCCCTTCGAGGCGCTCTCCGCCCGCGAGACCGAGATCCTCCAAGCCCTGGCCTCGGGCGCCTCTAACCCGCAGATTGCCAAGCAGTTGTTCATCTCAACCGCTACCGTGAAGACGCACCTCATCCACATCTATCAAAAGCTGGGCGTGGACAACCGCACCGCTGCGGTGTCCGTGGCTCGCGAGCGCAAGATCATTTAG
- a CDS encoding TetR/AcrR family transcriptional regulator has translation MLKTMKEREGNANSLKKALRVGRRPGESTAREDILDAACERFAEVGYEATTIRSVATSAGVDPALVMHYFKNKEGLFQAVAVDFEQIPETLFSVGSLAHFAEDYFRMWEDPHWGNRIRAVVRSAVGSSRGTELMQQIFIPAVQKAMPLGGNEEEKTQKLTTVGTLLIGTALARYIMEVPMLKDLGPQQLAERLAPALRAIEAS, from the coding sequence ATGCTAAAAACCATGAAAGAACGAGAAGGGAACGCCAATTCCCTGAAAAAGGCATTGCGCGTCGGGCGTCGCCCTGGCGAGTCCACAGCGCGAGAAGACATCTTGGACGCCGCGTGTGAGCGCTTTGCAGAAGTCGGCTATGAAGCCACCACCATTCGCTCCGTAGCCACCTCTGCAGGAGTGGATCCGGCTCTGGTCATGCACTACTTCAAAAACAAGGAAGGGCTATTTCAGGCTGTAGCTGTAGACTTTGAGCAGATTCCTGAAACCCTGTTCTCCGTCGGCAGCCTCGCTCACTTCGCAGAAGACTATTTCCGGATGTGGGAAGACCCCCACTGGGGAAACCGCATCCGAGCAGTGGTCCGCAGCGCCGTGGGCTCCTCCCGAGGTACGGAGCTCATGCAACAGATCTTTATCCCCGCCGTCCAAAAAGCAATGCCTCTTGGCGGCAACGAGGAAGAAAAGACGCAGAAATTGACCACAGTAGGCACACTGCTCATAGGAACTGCATTAGCCCGCTACATCATGGAAGTTCCCATGTTGAAGGATCTCGGGCCGCAACAGTTGGCTGAAAGGTTGGCTCCCGCTTTACGAGCCATTGAAGCGTCCTAG
- a CDS encoding NAD(P)-binding domain-containing protein: MSVFDALIIGGGQAGLATGYYLRKHKLDFVILDEQPGPGGAWRTMWPSLTLFSPANASNLPGWPMPHFEGFPPAKHVVDYLTRYEQRYDLPVRRPVTVASVDYDAEDDAFTVRTADGATFRARSVVAATGTWTAPFVPALPGRFAGTQWHSVTYPGPDAFAGQTVAVVGGANSGAQIAAELALDDAVGDVTWYTRGAPRWMPDDVDGRVLFQRNRERMLAVARGEPDPGADTNLGDIVMVTPVLRARDAGLLQATEMFSSLDDVSAEHLIWCTGFRPALRPIRHLLDGEDVKDHVHGLILVGYGTWTGPGSATITGVAPYAKQAARDVAERLGRFNGS, translated from the coding sequence ATGTCCGTGTTTGACGCACTCATCATCGGCGGCGGCCAGGCCGGACTGGCCACGGGTTACTACCTGCGCAAACACAAGCTAGACTTCGTGATCCTGGATGAGCAACCCGGGCCCGGCGGGGCGTGGCGCACCATGTGGCCGTCGCTGACGTTGTTCTCCCCGGCCAACGCCTCCAACCTTCCCGGGTGGCCGATGCCGCACTTCGAGGGCTTCCCGCCGGCGAAGCACGTGGTGGACTACCTCACCCGCTACGAGCAGCGCTATGACCTGCCCGTTCGGCGCCCGGTGACGGTGGCGAGCGTGGACTATGACGCGGAGGACGATGCGTTCACCGTGCGTACCGCGGACGGCGCGACCTTCCGCGCGCGCAGCGTGGTGGCCGCCACCGGCACGTGGACCGCGCCGTTTGTCCCCGCGCTGCCCGGCAGGTTTGCGGGCACGCAGTGGCATTCGGTGACCTACCCCGGCCCGGACGCGTTCGCGGGCCAGACCGTGGCAGTGGTGGGTGGCGCCAATTCGGGTGCGCAGATTGCGGCCGAGCTGGCGCTTGACGACGCCGTAGGCGACGTCACCTGGTACACCCGCGGCGCCCCGCGCTGGATGCCCGATGACGTGGACGGCCGCGTGCTGTTCCAGCGCAACCGCGAGCGCATGCTGGCCGTGGCCCGCGGTGAGCCCGATCCCGGCGCGGACACCAATTTGGGCGATATCGTCATGGTGACGCCAGTGCTTCGTGCCCGCGACGCCGGGCTATTGCAGGCCACTGAGATGTTCAGCTCGCTCGACGACGTGAGCGCGGAGCACCTCATCTGGTGCACCGGGTTCCGCCCGGCGCTGCGCCCCATCCGCCACCTCCTGGACGGCGAAGACGTCAAGGACCACGTCCACGGCCTCATCCTCGTCGGCTACGGCACCTGGACCGGACCGGGCTCCGCCACCATCACCGGCGTCGCTCCCTATGCCAAGCAGGCGGCACGGGACGTCGCTGAGCGACTAGGACGCTTCAATGGCTCGTAA
- the betA gene encoding choline dehydrogenase, with protein sequence MVVVGGGSAGSVIARRASEDPATRVLVLEAGRPDSLWDLFIHMPSAFSFPIGDKNYDWQYESEPEPEMHGRRVYHARGKVLGGSSSINGMIFQRGNPMDYEKWGANPGMEKWDFAHCLPYFNKMETAAAADDNDPRRGHEGPLYLSRGPATSPLFQALFESVQEAGYELTNDVNGYRQEGFAPFDRNIKHGKRLSASRAYLYPVMDRENLEVRTRAFTTRILFEGEKAVGVEYEHEGSTRRVYADKVVLTAGAINTPQLLEVSGVGNRELLESHGIEVVKELPGVGENLQDHLEVYIQYSTETEHSSQPFLDKWRWPFIGLQWLATKKGPVATSHFEAGGFVRSNDDEAYPNLMFHFLPLAVRYDGQKADCKHGFQFHVGPMFSDTRGHVHIKSADIKDKPAILFNYLKTEQDKREWVEAVRVARNLLDTEAMAKHGAKEFSPGPTVQTDEEILEWVRRDGETALHPSCTTKMGPADDPMAVVDPDTMQVHGVDGLYVADASVFPSVTNGNIYAPTMMVAEKAADLIMGRTPLEPNNAPYYKAKSGMPLYAEGEKVRDHKTAPMADY encoded by the coding sequence ATGGTGGTGGTGGGAGGCGGCTCTGCCGGTTCCGTTATTGCACGCCGGGCGTCAGAAGACCCTGCTACTCGCGTCCTTGTCCTAGAGGCGGGGCGCCCCGACTCCCTGTGGGATTTGTTCATCCACATGCCTTCGGCTTTCTCGTTCCCCATCGGCGACAAGAATTACGACTGGCAGTATGAGTCCGAGCCTGAACCAGAGATGCATGGTCGCCGCGTCTATCACGCTCGCGGAAAGGTACTGGGAGGCTCATCGTCGATTAACGGAATGATTTTCCAGCGTGGTAATCCCATGGATTACGAGAAGTGGGGTGCCAATCCGGGCATGGAGAAGTGGGACTTTGCCCATTGCCTGCCATACTTCAACAAGATGGAGACCGCGGCGGCCGCTGACGACAATGACCCGCGCCGCGGCCACGAGGGGCCGCTGTACCTCTCCCGCGGTCCTGCGACCTCCCCGCTGTTTCAAGCGCTGTTTGAGTCCGTGCAGGAAGCCGGATACGAGCTCACCAACGACGTCAATGGTTACCGACAGGAAGGCTTCGCGCCGTTTGATCGAAACATCAAGCACGGCAAGCGACTATCTGCTTCACGCGCTTACCTGTATCCGGTTATGGATCGAGAGAATTTGGAAGTGCGCACTCGCGCCTTCACGACGCGGATTCTTTTTGAGGGAGAGAAGGCTGTTGGTGTCGAATACGAGCATGAGGGATCTACGCGTCGTGTCTATGCCGATAAGGTTGTCCTGACTGCCGGTGCTATCAACACTCCGCAGCTGCTTGAGGTATCTGGTGTGGGCAACCGCGAGCTGCTGGAATCCCACGGCATTGAGGTGGTTAAGGAACTGCCGGGTGTGGGCGAAAATCTTCAGGATCACCTTGAGGTGTACATCCAGTACTCCACCGAAACCGAACATTCCTCCCAGCCGTTCCTGGATAAGTGGCGATGGCCGTTCATCGGTCTGCAGTGGCTGGCCACGAAAAAGGGGCCGGTGGCGACGTCACACTTTGAGGCAGGCGGGTTTGTTCGTTCTAACGATGATGAGGCCTACCCGAACCTCATGTTCCACTTCCTCCCATTGGCTGTGCGTTACGACGGTCAGAAGGCAGACTGCAAGCACGGCTTCCAATTCCACGTCGGTCCGATGTTTTCCGATACTCGCGGACACGTGCACATTAAGTCCGCAGACATCAAGGACAAGCCAGCCATCTTGTTTAACTACCTGAAGACGGAGCAGGACAAGCGCGAGTGGGTCGAGGCAGTGCGCGTCGCTCGCAACCTGCTGGACACCGAGGCCATGGCGAAGCACGGTGCCAAGGAATTCAGCCCGGGGCCGACGGTACAAACTGATGAGGAAATCCTCGAATGGGTTCGCAGGGATGGCGAGACCGCGCTGCACCCGTCGTGCACCACGAAGATGGGCCCAGCCGACGATCCGATGGCCGTGGTGGATCCGGACACGATGCAGGTCCACGGCGTGGACGGCCTGTACGTGGCGGACGCGTCCGTCTTCCCGTCGGTGACCAACGGCAACATCTACGCTCCCACCATGATGGTGGCGGAAAAGGCCGCAGACCTCATCATGGGCCGCACGCCGCTCGAGCCGAACAACGCGCCGTACTACAAGGCCAAGTCCGGAATGCCGCTGTACGCAGAAGGTGAGAAGGTGCGAGACCACAAGACCGCACCGATGGCGGATTACTAA
- a CDS encoding VanZ family protein, translating into MHAVYSGTTATNNQPKQVPMSDPSGTTGRRKRAERERSLRLDVVLVGLMTALMVLLMTWGKPFMEIPGFMEGRSHFTRNLDLEFFNGFDHPTRWWAPWTNTLGNIAMFFPVGIAGYYLTHSRWATVLLAALYSVIIEAGQYLFVVGFSDVDDLACNTLGAAIGAVMVSMLNRKHQQSLMNVLVPALGAALMFLFGALILGLVTA; encoded by the coding sequence ATGCACGCCGTTTATTCTGGAACTACCGCGACTAACAACCAGCCGAAGCAGGTGCCCATGAGCGATCCCAGCGGCACGACGGGCCGACGCAAGCGCGCGGAACGAGAGCGCTCCCTGCGCCTCGACGTCGTCTTGGTCGGCCTCATGACCGCCCTCATGGTCCTGCTGATGACTTGGGGCAAGCCGTTCATGGAAATCCCTGGCTTCATGGAAGGGCGCTCGCACTTTACCCGGAACCTCGATCTGGAGTTCTTCAACGGCTTCGACCACCCGACGCGCTGGTGGGCGCCCTGGACGAACACCTTAGGCAACATCGCGATGTTCTTCCCCGTAGGAATCGCAGGGTACTACCTCACGCATTCGCGCTGGGCGACAGTATTGTTGGCAGCCCTTTACAGCGTCATCATTGAAGCTGGGCAGTACCTCTTCGTCGTCGGCTTCAGCGACGTCGATGATCTCGCCTGCAATACCCTGGGCGCGGCTATTGGCGCGGTGATGGTCTCAATGCTCAACAGGAAGCACCAGCAGTCCTTGATGAACGTGCTGGTGCCAGCGTTGGGGGCGGCGTTGATGTTCTTATTCGGCGCTCTGATTCTGGGTCTTGTTACGGCCTAA
- a CDS encoding ABC transporter permease produces MNNSTSRPSTKALLASVLAPVLAGFIALMFMWPFATMEPKDIAVAVVGPETMTTKVEETLNQKQEGLFEFVDASDRASAEQLIQEREAYGAIILGEKPEVLTASGAGQTTDTVMKNVANGMNGMLTQQAKAQAAAKGIPADKAPAPEVTVTDVAPIPAEAGNGMGLNMAIAPIAFGGLIGGALLAFSARRGRDGLLGLSIYSVLGGLALALVTNVWLNLIPGSFWGIAATFMLTSGAIASFIVGLKFLAGRVGLGLGVFTIMLLGNPLAGAAFPKEFLPGAWGSFGQLFPNGAGASMLRSLAFFPEASVAPQVWIMIAWITFGLIALGMGSLLGRNKTQNQSAE; encoded by the coding sequence ATGAATAACTCCACCTCTCGCCCCTCCACCAAAGCGCTGCTCGCCAGCGTCTTAGCCCCGGTACTCGCAGGGTTCATCGCCCTCATGTTCATGTGGCCTTTTGCCACCATGGAGCCCAAAGACATTGCCGTGGCCGTTGTCGGCCCTGAAACCATGACCACAAAAGTGGAAGAGACCCTGAACCAGAAACAAGAAGGCCTTTTCGAATTCGTTGATGCCAGTGACCGCGCCTCCGCTGAACAGCTCATTCAGGAACGTGAGGCTTACGGCGCTATCATCCTCGGCGAGAAACCCGAGGTACTTACCGCTTCCGGCGCCGGGCAAACCACCGATACCGTCATGAAAAACGTGGCTAATGGGATGAACGGCATGCTGACCCAGCAAGCGAAAGCACAAGCTGCCGCCAAAGGCATTCCCGCTGACAAAGCTCCCGCCCCAGAAGTCACCGTTACCGACGTGGCGCCCATCCCTGCCGAGGCAGGTAACGGGATGGGACTCAACATGGCCATTGCTCCCATCGCATTCGGCGGGCTGATCGGCGGCGCGCTGCTAGCCTTCAGCGCGCGCCGTGGCCGAGACGGCCTCCTAGGGTTGAGCATCTACTCCGTACTTGGCGGTCTCGCGCTTGCCCTCGTCACCAATGTGTGGCTCAACCTCATTCCCGGCTCCTTCTGGGGCATCGCCGCTACCTTCATGCTGACTTCTGGGGCCATTGCCTCATTCATCGTGGGGCTGAAGTTCCTCGCCGGCCGTGTGGGTCTCGGACTGGGCGTATTCACTATCATGCTGCTGGGCAACCCACTGGCCGGGGCTGCATTCCCCAAAGAATTCCTCCCCGGCGCTTGGGGAAGCTTCGGTCAGCTATTCCCCAACGGCGCAGGCGCCAGCATGCTGCGCAGCTTAGCTTTCTTCCCAGAAGCAAGCGTTGCACCGCAGGTGTGGATCATGATCGCGTGGATCACCTTCGGGCTCATAGCCCTCGGCATGGGCTCGCTCTTAGGCCGTAACAAGACCCAGAATCAGAGCGCCGAATAA